CCTCCTTTGTGCCTCTGAATTGAAGGCAATTAGGTGCTACttatctgggggtggggggaggacttAAGCCATCTACGCCTACCAGCCTCGCGAGTCACTCCTCCTGAGCTTATAAATGCCCCTCCGCTCTGCTGAACCTGCTGGGGACCCTGTGTCTAACCCCCGTCATTTGTCCTGGGAACGTCATTTGTCCTGGGAACGTTGCGGCCAGCCCCACAGCCATGTCTCCCTCCACTGCcctacccaggggccccaagccATCCAGGTTTGGCTCCGTGGACTGGCTTTCCCAGAGCAGCCGTGTGGGGCCGTCACACACCTCCAGGCCTGCTGAAGTCTCTTGGAGAAGCCTCTCGGCTCCAGCGAGGGTATCCAGCAGCGGGGAGTTCCCTCAGACTGGGGGCACGGAGGAGAGGCCCTCAGAAGTATCTTCACGGGGGACGCCCACGGCTGGTAGGTGTGGGGCTGGGCGGGGAGGTTGCTGCCTTCCCGGACTGGGACGGAGCCAGGGAGGCTTCCAGGGGAGGCCTTTGCAAGTGGGGACATTCTTAACAAGGGCTGGGGTTGGAGGTTCCAGCTAACCCCTCTGGCCGGCAGATGACTTGGTCTGGGAAGCAGAAGCCACAGTGGAGTTTTTCCCCCCTCAAGTCCCTTGGGGGCGGCTCTTCCCTGCCCACCTCTTCTGGCTCTGGGCGGGGCTGGGGCTCCCCACTGGGAGCCGGGACCCCCAACATTCGCCCTTGCGGCTGGATCCAGGTCTGCAGCATGTCCTTGGGGCCCATTTCTGCAGGAGTCCCAGGGCTCTGGACACGCGTGTCTTAACACTTGTGAAAGCTGTCCTGTTCAGAGGGGTCGCTGTGGATCTTGACGCAAAGCTGGGCGCCTTGGCGTGGCATCCACATTCCTGCCTATTCACAGTGGACCTGGAACCTTACGGGTCTGGGACCGCCCTGCTTGCCTGTGTTTGGGAATTCCTAGTACCTTCTGTGCCTTGGCTCTGAGGTCCTTCCTGGtgacttcctttttatttttatttttttttagattttatttatttatttgacagagatcacaagtaggcagggaggcagtcagagaagaggaagcaggctctccgcggagcagagagcccgatgcagacctcgatccaaggaccctgagatcatgacctgagcataaggcagaggagaggctttaacccactgagccacccaggggcccctccccatttaaaaaaaaaaaaaaagattttatttatgtatttgacagagatgacaagtaggcagagaggcaggcagagagagagaagaggaagcaggctcccggccgagcagagagcctgatgcggggctcaatgcggggctcaatcccaggaccctggaatcatgacctgagccaaaggcagaggcttaacctactgaaccacccaggcgcccctcctgatAGCTTCCTAAAGACTGTCTTAGCCTTGTACTTTGTTGATGGGGGTTTCTCAGTCTGTTTGTCTTTGTGGTGTAATCATTGGTTTTAGCTTTAAAGTCCTATGTAGTCAAAGTGGGGttgatattatctttttttttaagattatttattcatttatttgaaagagacacataacaaaagagggaacacaagcaaggggagtgctgagcagggagcctgatgcggggctcgagcccagggccctggaatcgggacctgagccgaaggcagacacctaacgactgagccactcaggcgcctctaaagttttcatttttgaagaagtTTAATCTTACAGAAGGATTTTATACGTTcatgaagtaaaattttaaacttatcCTTTGCAACCAGTATGCCCCCCTCTCAAAAAAAGCCAGTCATCCTGCGTCCAAATCCTTCCTGCTGACGagtcaccccacccccgccccccaggcaaAGCCCCACGTGTCTTCCTGCACACTCCAGCTAAGTGTTAGAATTAGTTTTGTAAGATCTGCTTCCTCCGCAAAAAGCCTGTTGGCATCTTGGTAAGTCGTGCTTTGAAGAAAGAGGGGTTGCGCACCTCACCGCGCGGTGCCATCCACCACCTCCTGATTAAGAAATCGGACAGGCGCTGTGTAAAGTGTCTGACTCGGGTCCTGACCTCAGGCCGCACAAGGAGTGGGCGTGAGATTCTACCTCTGCCCcggcccctaaaataaataaatgtaaaattagaaattagtCACAGATTCAGTTGGTGGCAGGGGAGCCTGGGATCCTCACGATGAAGGCTCTGTGCCCTCAGGGCCGCCCCTGCAACCTGGGTTCCTTGTGTGCAGGCCAAAGAAACTGCTCCCTGTAAGGATGGGGTCCACGTGCACAGGCCGAGGCTGACGGGCTGCACCAGAGCTGTGCTGTTGGGAGGACGCATTCAATGTTGGTGTCCCCAGACTCCACCCATGCTCAAgctggcaggggagggcagagcagagaaAGCCACCTGAGCCGGGAGGCCTTGCTCCTGCGGGGACTCAGGGCCCTTCCGTTCCTCCCCAGGCTGGAGCCGGGAGGCAGACGCCCTGCGGGCTCCCCGCGTGCGCACGGCCTTCTCCGCAGAGCAGGTCAGCACCCTGGAGAGCGCCTTCCAGCGCCGCCGCTATCTGGGCCCCGCGGAGCGCCGGAGGCTGGCCCGGGACATGCAGCTCTCAGAGGTCCAGGTGAGGGGCCCGCCGGGCTGGGCGGGTGTCCGGGAGCTGTGGCGACGGTCGCCCCTGCTCTAATCGCGTTTTTCCCGCAGATAAAAACCTGGTTTCAGAATCGCCGCATGAAACACAAGCGCCAGCTGCaggactcccggctgagcagccCCTTCCCGGGAGCGCTCTGCCCGCCGGTGCCGCTCTGCTCACCCCCCTCTGCCCTCGGCAGTGGCTTGCAGCTTCTGTGCCCTTGGGCATCCCCACTGGGGCCTCCTGCTCTGACACAGCCCCCTGCCTCCATGTGGGACCCCCGCCAAGTGGATCAAGCCTCCCTGGCCTTGGCGTGGGCCCCGGGCCACAGGCTGCCTCCAACATTCTGCCTCCCGGACCCTGGGGGCCAGGCGCACACACTGGGTCCAGCCCTGTCCAGGGGACCCTGGAACCAGTGTGCCCTGCCCCAGACCGGGGATGCCTTTTGAGGAAGTGTGATAAGCCAGAGGCCTGGGCTGGAGCAGGAGCTGTCCCACCCGGAGCTGGTGCCTGTGGAGCGGCGCCCGGCAGCTCACTGGAGAGCTGTTCGCGGTCTATTACCGTTCACAGTGACGCCGGGTGTGAGCTGCGCGCCCATCCACGGGCTGGACCTGGAACCCTGACCCACCGTAAGTTTCCGGAGGGCTACAGTTGAAGACATTCACTGAATACTGCTCCAGGCTTAGTTTAAGAATGAAATGATGGTtcgtgaacaaaatcaaaagacaagtGGACTTGAGTGCTTCTAGTGCGTGATCAAAGGGTAATTTATTCATTATAAAGTGTTGGGAAAAGTAAAGATTCAGGGGTCCCTGGCtgggtggagcatgcaactcttgatctcggggctgtgagttcaagccctgcgttgggcgtagagcttaaaaataaaatctaaaaaaaaaattaagagggagACTTTCTTGTGTTGTGTGCTTACAAGCTTTGAGTGGAAACCATGAGGGATCAGAGGAagtgaaatgtttgtttttatcactttggggtttgagtcccatgttaACAGTGACCCCAAAGCTGGAACCAGGGAGGAATGCAGAATGTGTGTCTGCCCACTGCCCCAGCGGAAGTCAGTGGGGTTGAAAACCTCTGCTGTGTGTCAGAGCCCATGCAAGCTGGCCACAACGCTGGGTTCCTCTCGTGGcccttctgctttttcttttggcCAGAAAAACATGGGGGAGCCGGCATCCAAACCTGTGTATGACCTGGCTCGAGGGCTCAGCCTCTCACCAGTCCCTCTGGCTGGGCtggcctgggctcctgggtgcctgCCAGGAAGAAGGCTACCACGGGACACAGAGCTGCTCTGCCCAGCTCCAGCAGCAGGAGTGTGGGCCTCCAAACAGACCTGTCCAGGGGCAGCAAAGCCACAGGCCCGTTAGAGACCACAGCCTCAGCCCTCCTGGGGACGGCCGCTATGCCATCACTTGCGGTCTCTTTGCCGTCCTGTCAGGCCCTTAACTGAGGATTTCTTGGGGAGTCAGGGTTTTCTTCAACACACACTGTTGAGCTTCGTGTGTTTTCCTCTTTGGTTCAAAAACCCCTAACTGGATTCTTCCTTTCTACACCCCTAAAAACGCAAGCGTCTGGTTACCTTCTACTTCCAAGTTGCCCAGTGTTTCCAAGGGAAGCTGAGAGTCACAGTGTCTTGGGTTTCCTGTGTCCTCTGTCCGGTGTGACCGGGGCATCTGTGCTGTCTCCTCTGCTCCCAGGACCCACTCACCCTGCATTGGGGCATCATGTGTCTGGAATATCAGCTCGCTTCTGGGCAGTGGACGCCCCTTCGCCTGGTCTGCCCTTCACAGCCAGCAGTCACCTTTGGGCTCAGGGGTGGGACTGACTGGTGGGACCAGGCTTCCTAAGCCCCTCCCCACGCTGCTTGGACCACTGGAGGACACCGGGCCCCCCTCAGCTGTGACCAGCACAGGAGAGCTGGCTTCACCCTCTTGCTCAGCACAGATGGAAGCACATGTGGAAATAGTCTCGCCAAAAACCTAAATTCCAGTTTACAGAAAATAGGAACTTCACCATGGACCCCAACTGGGGCTCCTCTGAAGTCACTTGTCTGGGGACAGGGAGCCGAGGCAGCGGTGGCGACCTCTGGCTGAACCACGGGAAAACAGCAGGATTCCCGGCAGGGTCTCACCAAGGGCCAGGTGGCCGTCCGTGGACACGCAGCCTGTGCCCTCAAGCTCTTCTCTAAAACAGCAAGTGGCCGCTGGGGACGCTGGGGCACAGGCTGGACTAGAGGCAGGCCCCAGGCagtgaccccccaccccaccaccctgcTAGCAGAGGCTgtctgctgccccccaccccactctgcgGTGTCCGTGGGGACCCTGCACTCCCCCAATGGTGAAAATGCACACCTCTTATTCTCTGCACACGTTCTACTCTGTGGGTCTTCAGGGCGAGAAGGAGGGCTGTCCCTGGGACCCCGTCATGGCCCAGCAGCCACAGTTGTGAGAGGATGACCTCCATGGCAGCGGCCTAGCCCCGTAGGGCCCTCAGTCCCAGCCCAGGCAGCTCTGCAAGTCATAAGGCAGCAGCCCACCCAGGTCCAAGTGGTCGGTCGACAGggacccccttcccccaactctgcAGTGCTGGCGTGAGGCCTGTGACCCCAGTCAGCCCAGACCCCTGGGAAAGCCACAGCCATGCTGAGGGATGGCCCTCCCGGTACCCTGGAGCCAGGCCCTGTCCACCATGTCCACACCCAGCGCAGCTGGGGTACCTGCTTTCTTGTGGCACTGTGAAGGGTCGCGCCAGGagccctccccgccgccccgcgGGGACAGAGCACCAGGAGGGGCTCCGAGGACTGCCCCACCCTGCTGCGGCCCAGCCTATGCCTTCCCCTCCTCCGGGAGGCTGTGGGCTTGGAGGAAGGAATGATCAGATGAGATTAGGGGACAGGCCAGCTGATAAAGGGGGCCTGTAATTGCTCCCTTTGCTGGGCCGATTAGCCGACAAAGGCCCAAGATGGTTGTGGAAGCGCTCGGTTCCCGAGGGCTTCGGTCCAATTCTCTACACCAGGAAGTTAAGACCACAGGCTCCTGGGCCAAGGGGCCCCCACCCTGACCCGCGGGGCTGTGGCCGattccccacccacccagcccaccccctgctcccaggcaccctggggaCGCCCGCCGGAAGTGGCCGGGCCCTGCTGCCACTCTGGCCCGCACCCGCCCAGGACCAGGTCAGCCGCTCACGTCCATGTCCTGATATTTCCTACTAAGTTCCTCTAAGACCAAGATGATTCCTGTGCGACCGCCCCCCATGCACTGGCAGTGAGAGGCAGCCGGACTGGGCAGCTGCAATCTGAGCTCTGGCGTTTGAACACGATCACACCTAAGTTCATGTGACATTAGCTTTATTGACATTTCTGATCAGAAAACGAACTCACCATTACAAGGAGCAGAAATCACTATGACCCGCCCCCACGGCACCCTCCgcctgccccagcctcccacccacGGAAGCCACCCTCGTGGGCCTCCCGCCCCCCGTCCTGCTCCTACAGCTTCAGGGACTCTCTCGGGGGCACGCCAGGCCCTGGGGGCAAAGATCCGCCACGGCGGCCCCTCGCAGACACACAATCCTGTGCTCTGGCCGGTGGGCCTGCGGAGAGACGCGGGGCCCCGGAGCAGGGCGTGGGAGCGGAGAGACGCGGGGCCCCGGAGCAGGGCGTGGGAGCGGCTGGGCGGTGAGGAGGACCTCGATGCCCCATTTTCCCATGCCTACACCTCTTCAGGCCAGACCCGCAAAGAAGTATATGCATAGGAAAAAGGAACAGCGAGCAGCTTCCGCGGTCCAGGTCCTGGGCGAGGGTTCCTGCGAGCAGAGGCCGCGGAGGTTGATGAGGGTCCCCGGCGGTCGGCGCCGACGCGGAGCCTGGGAGCACGGAGGAGAGCCCGTCTGCTGCCGCTGGAGCTCTGCCTCTGCCGGCTGGTCCGCCCCATTTATGGGAGGCCGCGACCTTGGGGCCCACAGAGCAGCGGCAGTCACATGGGATTCCAGGCTGAGCCGTGCCAAGGAACCCGTCTACTCCCGCGCCTGTGAGATTGGGGCACAAAGACCTGCTCTGAGCAGAGCGCTGAGCCTGGGCCCAGCGGGGGGGCGGTGGGGCCAAGGGGCCTGGGGGCTGCCTCCTGGGACCTGGGACCAGGCCAGCCCTGGCCAGCCTTATCTACCAACGTGCTACTCTGCTTGCGTCCGGCCCGGAAAATGCACATCTCtaccctgccctcccttccctgctggtGCCCCTGAGCACTGAGTCCCATACCCCCATCCTGGGGATAGTCCCCCCAGGAGTCctgaggatgggggaggggacagctcTCCCTGGACCTCACACACCCAGGGgacagctgagcagggacccaagactgccacacagagacacacacacctgTGACACACATACCACAGGAGCCCAGGGGACAGCCCAGGGGCCGGACAGACCACACACCCCCAGGGAACCCAGGACACAGGTGGGGACCTGGAGACCCTCCTGGTTCAGACTTGGCCCCCACCTCTGTTGCTCCCCACAGTCACAAGGTTCTGTGAACAGAGTTGTGGACACTCCCCCATTGGGACCGGGTTGTCCCCCAACTTGGACAGGCACTGACCAGGCACCTGCTTCCACACGGCAGGAGCTGAGCTGCCCTGCATGCCCTCCGCGGCCTGGGAGCACCTGCCTAGGAGAGGGGTGGTGTTTGTGCgagcacacgtgtgcacacagaCCCTCAGcgggagcccccaccccagcctctcaCCAGGCTGGCCTCTAGGTGGGCAGGGGCAAGACCCTCAGGGGCACAGGTGGACACGTGAGGGAAGCCGGGAGAGAGCACGGCCACCGGCCTCCCAGGAACACGCGTGGGCCCTGCTGCCTGGCCGAGGCCCTCCTGACACGCACCACTGTGGCCTGGGCCTCTCTTTGGAACAGAGCATTTGCAGGCCCAGGGCCTCAGTGGGGGACAGTCCCCGGCGCTGGCCTCAGGCCCCTGCCTCTGGCTGATGGtcacagaggcacagaggccaGCAGCTATGGCGGCAGGGACAGTTGCTGGCCGGAGAGGGAGCCGCCTGCTGAGTTTCGGGTTGACGGGGGGGCCCCTTGCGCCCCAGTCCTCCAGCCCAGGGGTGGCTCAGGGGCCATCCCTTCTGGCCACTGTTCTCTGTAACTCCACAGGGGTCCCGCTTGGGTCTGGGGTCAGATTCCCCCTCAGTCCTGCCCCGGAGCTTCTGCGAAACACACTGTCACCCTTGACCCTGAGCTCCTGGAGGTCttcaggaggggaggaggcaagaGGTCAGGGAGGGGACAGACAGAGACCGGGAGGTgagggcagtggggtggggacagacTGTGCCCCAGAGCACTGGGACTTCTGCACTTGGTTTCCTTAAACTTGTTTTCCTG
Above is a genomic segment from Mustela nigripes isolate SB6536 chromosome 4, MUSNIG.SB6536, whole genome shotgun sequence containing:
- the VENTX gene encoding homeobox protein VENTX; protein product: MRVKLGATARGRKGSGGAAEEPPAPPNGVGVEKVSWAGRAALGRASGLALEARGAGRGGTEASGQPDTGPGARADGSGPGRSRRGNRGLGVSRGRGCQDPGGPPPGASLSAAITCGLRGGPKPSRFGSVDWLSQSSRVGPSHTSRPAEVSWRSLSAPARVSSSGEFPQTGGTEERPSEVSSRGTPTAGWSREADALRAPRVRTAFSAEQVSTLESAFQRRRYLGPAERRRLARDMQLSEVQIKTWFQNRRMKHKRQLQDSRLSSPFPGALCPPVPLCSPPSALGSGLQLLCPWASPLGPPALTQPPASMWDPRQVDQASLALAWAPGHRLPPTFCLPDPGGQAHTLGPALSRGPWNQCALPQTGDAF